In one window of Pseudomonas putida DNA:
- a CDS encoding response regulator transcription factor translates to MDTITSGSWMGHLGRGLAPRELECVLDVAQGMTSKQIARHFGISEGGVEKRIAAAMFKLDVPRRAALVAEAMRRNIISPMCFLLVALVATHAAIGDSDPMRRDRRVPERRIAQVRVLRKAESFDYHA, encoded by the coding sequence ATGGATACGATCACAAGCGGCTCTTGGATGGGCCACCTTGGGCGCGGTCTTGCGCCTCGCGAGCTGGAATGCGTTCTCGATGTCGCCCAAGGCATGACGTCGAAGCAAATCGCCCGACACTTCGGCATCAGCGAGGGCGGTGTCGAGAAGCGCATCGCCGCTGCAATGTTCAAGCTCGACGTACCCCGCCGGGCTGCCCTGGTTGCCGAGGCCATGCGCCGAAACATTATCAGCCCGATGTGCTTCCTCCTCGTCGCTCTGGTCGCCACTCACGCCGCAATCGGCGACAGCGACCCAATGCGCCGCGATCGCCGAGTACCCGAACGCCGGATCGCCCAGGTCCGTGTCCTCCGCAAAGCCGAGTCATTCGACTACCACGCCTGA
- a CDS encoding DUF1654 domain-containing protein, which translates to MGSAQGLAMSAPGEALTGLEKLGLRISAMINSPLAQFGRKVLIHQLDTDSDQDWVRIMELLSETDGLDMTFCDDGSVILQWDAATDDDRVIEREVDLDLVRHEEEKAPF; encoded by the coding sequence ATGGGATCGGCACAAGGATTAGCGATGTCGGCGCCTGGCGAGGCGCTGACGGGATTGGAAAAGCTGGGGCTGAGGATCTCAGCAATGATCAATTCGCCGCTGGCCCAGTTCGGAAGGAAGGTTCTGATTCATCAACTGGATACGGATAGCGATCAGGACTGGGTACGAATCATGGAGCTGCTTTCGGAAACTGACGGCCTGGACATGACGTTCTGTGATGACGGGTCGGTGATTCTGCAGTGGGATGCTGCTACGGATGACGATCGGGTGATCGAGAGGGAAGTGGACCTTGACCTGGTCCGTCATGAAGAGGAGAAGGCGCCTTTCTGA
- a CDS encoding LexA family transcriptional regulator encodes MTKKKDLSPELKAECEAAKRLFTQKKNALGLTQAKVAEAADISPAGVAMYLNGTNPLNAKFAVVLSRLLQEPVDRFSPRLAAELSQMQGAQVKSADGLRSTAAEKVLEMLRKHGGKSLDATAQDKIAKAVADSLSEASAPSTGAAQAAIMVMAGHGDISIPQYDIRAAMGHGQVPAEYSEVIRNVVIREEVLREKGVTYTAAQALAMITGWGQSMEGTINDKDPVIVDRGVNDYQGEGVYVLTWHGDLLIKRVQRMDGDHVWLISDNKNYEKQSARIEDVTIHAKVLLVWNARKI; translated from the coding sequence ATGACGAAAAAGAAAGATCTATCCCCAGAACTGAAGGCCGAGTGTGAGGCAGCGAAAAGGCTGTTCACCCAGAAAAAAAACGCACTTGGCCTGACACAGGCAAAGGTGGCTGAGGCTGCCGACATTTCGCCCGCAGGTGTAGCCATGTACTTGAATGGCACAAACCCCCTGAATGCGAAGTTTGCCGTCGTGCTGTCCAGGCTCCTTCAAGAGCCCGTGGACCGGTTCAGCCCCCGGCTAGCTGCTGAGCTTTCACAGATGCAGGGTGCCCAAGTGAAAAGCGCTGACGGCTTAAGGAGCACGGCCGCTGAGAAAGTGCTGGAGATGCTACGTAAGCACGGCGGAAAATCGCTGGATGCGACGGCTCAGGACAAGATTGCCAAGGCGGTAGCTGACAGTCTTTCCGAAGCATCAGCGCCGTCAACCGGCGCCGCACAGGCCGCTATCATGGTCATGGCAGGCCATGGAGATATCTCCATCCCGCAATACGATATCCGCGCGGCAATGGGCCATGGCCAGGTGCCAGCCGAGTACAGCGAAGTCATCCGCAACGTGGTGATTCGCGAAGAAGTACTGCGCGAGAAAGGCGTGACCTACACCGCCGCCCAGGCCTTGGCGATGATCACCGGCTGGGGTCAGAGCATGGAAGGGACGATCAATGACAAGGATCCTGTAATCGTTGATCGCGGAGTTAATGACTACCAAGGTGAAGGCGTTTATGTGCTCACTTGGCACGGGGATCTTCTCATAAAGCGCGTCCAGCGGATGGATGGGGATCACGTTTGGCTGATATCTGACAACAAAAATTACGAAAAGCAGTCAGCTCGCATCGAAGACGTAACAATACACGCAAAAGTGCTGCTAGTTTGGAATGCAAGAAAAATCTAG
- a CDS encoding TIGR02391 family protein: MSALTAAIRQYQLAYEIALDMHRSWEFSEPPELYEKYTSLQVEVDRLLTLNGVEPRAFGNIGRHLWFIELRLNQGFKDSCFSDIKDIIYSDMPSGFASLFALEDQAVRLHGRLREGVIPLLDGGHHAAAIRQVFPILSSHLRQRFLVAQNIDGDELVNTIFGGGSVLTNLDGPRKTAYRNLLSGFYGVYRNNYAHHDVQPTVAEVHAVIELANSLIFEVERVAIDTAQANQAGDA; the protein is encoded by the coding sequence ATGAGCGCTTTGACGGCGGCGATTCGGCAATATCAATTAGCATATGAGATTGCACTCGATATGCATCGGAGCTGGGAGTTTTCGGAGCCTCCAGAGCTTTATGAAAAATACACTTCCCTGCAGGTCGAGGTGGACAGGCTGTTGACGCTAAATGGCGTTGAACCAAGGGCTTTCGGCAATATCGGTCGTCACCTCTGGTTCATAGAGTTGAGATTGAATCAGGGATTCAAAGATTCATGCTTCAGCGATATCAAGGACATTATCTACAGTGATATGCCCAGTGGGTTCGCCTCGCTATTCGCCTTGGAAGATCAGGCCGTGCGCCTGCACGGGCGCTTGAGGGAGGGCGTCATACCTCTACTGGATGGCGGGCACCATGCGGCCGCGATAAGGCAAGTTTTCCCAATTCTTTCTAGTCATCTTAGGCAAAGATTTTTAGTTGCGCAGAATATAGATGGCGATGAGCTTGTTAATACTATATTCGGCGGTGGATCAGTTCTCACAAATTTGGATGGCCCAAGGAAGACCGCTTACCGCAATTTACTGAGTGGTTTTTACGGCGTTTACCGTAATAACTATGCGCATCATGACGTGCAGCCAACCGTTGCTGAAGTGCACGCTGTCATTGAGCTTGCTAACTCTCTGATATTTGAGGTTGAGCGGGTGGCAATAGATACTGCTCAAGCCAATCAGGCGGGGGATGCCTAG
- a CDS encoding polysaccharide lyase family 7 protein has translation MAVNISKLTITTPVATSSTNHVALELSGAEAIAQFPEIVTALPDGSIRFTAPTKGASSKSTRRTRCEWSEATNWTLASAANHRNHQQMALTKVNFAQKVVISQMHVRGDDSPPVKVFWNKGNITMGFRTTYNQATPVNTTVLKGVPLGAKFTVAIDVTTHGLVTVSAQCNGVSGSSGTLQLDDTWDSRLFEFHGGVYNQVDYTDSTPAADGSICVISSLSLTHS, from the coding sequence ATGGCCGTAAACATCAGCAAATTAACCATCACGACTCCCGTAGCCACTTCCTCAACCAACCATGTTGCACTTGAGCTAAGCGGAGCAGAAGCGATCGCGCAGTTCCCGGAAATTGTTACTGCCTTGCCCGATGGCTCTATTCGCTTCACTGCGCCGACTAAAGGCGCCTCGAGCAAAAGCACACGTCGCACTCGTTGTGAGTGGTCTGAGGCCACCAACTGGACCCTGGCCAGCGCGGCAAATCACCGAAATCACCAGCAGATGGCGCTTACCAAGGTCAACTTTGCTCAGAAGGTCGTGATCTCGCAGATGCATGTTAGAGGCGATGACAGCCCACCGGTGAAGGTGTTCTGGAACAAGGGCAACATCACGATGGGCTTTCGCACCACCTACAACCAAGCCACCCCGGTGAACACCACCGTACTCAAGGGTGTGCCGCTCGGGGCAAAGTTCACCGTTGCCATCGACGTTACGACACATGGCCTGGTGACTGTTTCAGCCCAGTGCAACGGTGTGTCCGGTTCTTCAGGAACCCTGCAGCTCGACGACACCTGGGACTCTCGCCTGTTCGAGTTCCATGGCGGCGTCTACAACCAGGTCGATTACACCGACTCGACTCCCGCCGCGGATGGCTCGATCTGCGTCATCAGCAGTCTCTCGCTGACCCATAGCTGA
- a CDS encoding site-specific integrase produces MRPRKTENRDLPPGMYRRKRQKANGKVWEALYYRDKSGKDIFLGSDLVKAKLMWAELEAKSVPKELTTMKGIFDEYLLKIIPGKAARTQKDNIYELKQLRTVFDSAPIDAITPAMIAQYRDSRSAKTRANREIALLSHVFNTAREWGLTTRDNPCLGVRKNKEKPRDFYANEAVWQAVYEEAPQELKDAMDLAYLTGQRPSDVLSMRKDDMDGIYLQVSQGKTGKRLRIVLEVDGAKNSLGLLLERIMRRTSEHLSPFFIINEHGKRMSWPMLRNRWADAREAARVKADVEKKPDLANRIAQFQFRDIRPKAASEINDLGEASVLLGHSKEGITERVYRRVGAIAKPSK; encoded by the coding sequence ATGCGCCCAAGGAAGACCGAGAATCGCGACCTGCCACCAGGCATGTATCGTCGCAAAAGACAAAAAGCCAATGGCAAGGTGTGGGAGGCTCTGTACTACAGGGACAAGTCGGGCAAGGACATTTTCCTTGGCAGTGACCTGGTGAAGGCCAAGCTGATGTGGGCAGAGCTCGAAGCCAAGTCGGTACCGAAAGAACTGACAACGATGAAAGGGATCTTCGACGAGTACCTGTTGAAGATCATCCCAGGCAAGGCCGCCAGGACCCAGAAAGACAACATCTACGAGCTTAAGCAACTGCGCACTGTGTTCGATTCGGCGCCGATCGATGCAATCACGCCGGCCATGATCGCGCAATACCGCGACTCAAGGTCGGCCAAAACTAGAGCGAACAGGGAAATCGCACTGCTCTCGCACGTTTTCAACACCGCAAGGGAATGGGGGCTCACCACCCGGGACAACCCGTGCCTGGGCGTGAGGAAGAACAAGGAGAAACCGCGCGACTTCTATGCCAACGAAGCGGTGTGGCAGGCGGTATATGAGGAGGCCCCACAGGAGCTTAAGGATGCGATGGACCTGGCGTACCTGACCGGCCAGCGGCCATCGGACGTTCTGTCCATGCGAAAGGACGATATGGACGGGATCTACCTGCAGGTCAGCCAAGGCAAGACCGGCAAGCGACTGAGGATCGTCCTGGAGGTGGACGGAGCGAAGAACAGTCTTGGGCTGCTGCTGGAGCGGATTATGCGCAGGACCAGCGAGCACCTGTCGCCGTTCTTCATCATCAACGAGCACGGCAAGCGCATGAGCTGGCCGATGTTGCGCAACCGGTGGGCGGACGCCCGGGAGGCCGCCAGGGTGAAAGCTGACGTCGAGAAGAAGCCAGACCTAGCAAACCGAATCGCCCAGTTCCAGTTCCGAGATATCCGACCGAAGGCGGCCTCGGAGATAAACGATCTGGGCGAGGCAAGCGTGCTGCTGGGGCACTCCAAAGAGGGAATCACGGAGCGTGTCTATCGCCGTGTTGGGGCTATCGCGAAGCCCTCGAAATAG
- a CDS encoding nucleoid-associated protein — protein MDKFIFEGLSIERMIAHTIFPRTKEGVLVPPQLSEELIDLDVDSKDLLQVRITDALGSNSHGIEINAEKTDASSFMQKSAEALRAEKARFIELSRVIAEDLADAQTNPKWPGGVLIVLSGRVGNNQHPFLAAIKAETDKGFNIVERNGSVSLTLIKKMLLSQTQRLYKIGVSVEISYTAPVASIYQPENYRFFLFDHLLTTTETKAAAAYFYNAFLGMNILKSSKFQTRKFYEETKTYISGLALEQPEKSELLEALRSELRSNKGTMSVPAFAEEHLPADSRQHYIDTMAAKGLPDTAMVKDLAYIKAKLRRPRRVDFSTGVKIQVPADLNFQDHVQTLRQEGGYTDVRIKGVVESRE, from the coding sequence ATGGATAAATTCATTTTTGAGGGACTCTCAATAGAGAGGATGATTGCGCATACAATCTTTCCCCGAACCAAGGAAGGCGTGCTGGTGCCGCCCCAACTTTCTGAGGAATTAATCGATCTAGATGTCGATTCTAAAGACTTGCTCCAGGTGCGCATCACCGATGCACTAGGGAGCAACTCGCACGGGATCGAGATCAACGCAGAAAAGACTGATGCGTCCTCCTTCATGCAAAAATCTGCAGAAGCTCTAAGGGCCGAAAAAGCACGCTTCATTGAGCTTTCGAGAGTAATCGCAGAGGATTTGGCGGATGCACAGACCAATCCGAAATGGCCGGGTGGCGTCCTAATTGTCCTGTCCGGGCGTGTTGGCAATAACCAACACCCCTTCCTTGCGGCGATTAAGGCAGAAACCGACAAAGGCTTTAATATCGTTGAAAGAAACGGCTCCGTCAGCTTAACCCTAATAAAAAAGATGTTGCTATCTCAAACTCAGCGTCTTTACAAGATAGGGGTCAGCGTCGAGATTTCCTATACTGCTCCGGTAGCAAGCATTTATCAGCCCGAAAACTACAGGTTTTTCCTGTTCGACCACCTGCTAACGACAACCGAAACGAAAGCAGCTGCAGCGTATTTCTACAACGCCTTCCTTGGCATGAACATCCTCAAATCTTCTAAGTTCCAGACTAGGAAATTCTACGAAGAAACAAAAACCTATATTTCAGGTTTAGCTCTGGAGCAACCGGAGAAGAGTGAGCTGCTCGAGGCATTGCGTTCCGAGCTTAGAAGCAACAAAGGAACCATGTCCGTACCAGCTTTCGCCGAGGAACACTTGCCAGCTGATTCAAGACAGCATTACATCGACACCATGGCTGCAAAAGGGCTTCCGGATACAGCCATGGTCAAGGATCTTGCATACATCAAAGCTAAACTGCGAAGACCCCGCCGAGTAGATTTCAGCACGGGTGTAAAAATACAGGTACCCGCTGATTTGAATTTCCAAGATCATGTGCAGACCTTGCGGCAGGAAGGCGGATATACAGACGTCCGCATCAAAGGCGTAGTTGAGAGTCGAGAGTAA
- a CDS encoding GTP pyrophosphokinase, which produces MNIEQFKDYLLAAQPSLNLWGSFVEKNVKKISKTNSINLQILSSRVKEIDSAIGKLTRKSYNNPLKDMTDLVGVRAVCLLSPDVEKLCQAMMLPVWDIQKSRDTSKEYEDAPDKFGYQSHHFEIRPKCDIQIAGTTITPDICCELQIRTLMQHAYAEVVHDSIYKSSWKVPSRAVRFVSSSAALIETADHLFCETMNILESESKVRGELLEELTDIYDSKVGISKFKDQKFNMLVLDQLSGVIHQDTPDKIRHLLNERSFIQERVKSRLDSNAFWSQPVSILAYLLAVEHPSSLKELWPYAESEDSLELIYSDLGKKYHSH; this is translated from the coding sequence ATGAATATTGAGCAGTTCAAAGACTATCTTCTGGCTGCTCAGCCCAGCCTTAATTTGTGGGGAAGTTTTGTAGAAAAAAACGTCAAGAAAATATCTAAAACCAATAGCATAAATCTCCAGATACTTTCATCTAGAGTCAAAGAAATTGATTCAGCAATAGGCAAACTGACTCGAAAATCGTATAACAACCCCCTGAAAGACATGACCGACCTAGTTGGTGTCCGAGCTGTTTGCCTCTTGTCGCCCGATGTAGAAAAACTATGCCAAGCAATGATGCTACCCGTTTGGGACATACAGAAATCAAGAGACACCTCAAAAGAGTATGAGGACGCACCGGATAAATTTGGATATCAGTCCCATCATTTCGAGATACGCCCCAAATGCGATATACAAATCGCAGGCACTACGATCACTCCCGACATATGTTGTGAGTTACAGATCAGAACATTGATGCAGCACGCCTATGCTGAGGTGGTTCACGATAGTATTTATAAAAGCTCTTGGAAAGTGCCTAGCCGCGCGGTAAGATTCGTATCCAGCAGTGCTGCATTAATCGAAACGGCGGACCACCTTTTTTGTGAAACCATGAACATTTTAGAGTCAGAATCGAAAGTCCGAGGCGAGCTGCTTGAGGAGCTCACGGACATCTACGATTCCAAGGTGGGGATTTCTAAGTTTAAAGATCAGAAATTTAACATGCTTGTTCTTGATCAGTTATCCGGCGTTATCCACCAAGACACACCGGATAAAATTCGCCACCTTCTAAATGAGCGCAGCTTCATTCAAGAAAGGGTGAAGTCCCGTCTAGACTCCAATGCATTTTGGTCTCAGCCAGTATCGATACTTGCATACCTCTTAGCTGTCGAGCACCCCTCTTCACTTAAAGAGCTCTGGCCCTATGCAGAGTCAGAAGACTCACTTGAACTCATCTATAGCGACTTAGGTAAAAAGTACCATAGCCATTAA
- a CDS encoding ParB/RepB/Spo0J family partition protein, with protein MAKSFKQMIKDGEVRRADAMKVQLEDLHEEPGFNLRTEGEALESSIDSLAEFIAAGGQIPPLEVRPRAEGGVWLVDGHRRRRALLKLDAAGRLPRTPNKENPAILEAWVPVIAFEGSDADRVARIITSQENEKLSPLELAEGYKRLRSFGWSVEQIAKKVAKTRQHVEQVLTVGNANTDVQNLVAAGHVSATTAAQVVREHGDGAGTVLDAELKKVQASGKTKVTAGSIKGPSIPKPRLEAVHTASRNLIASLDAIDEDNRSLTISTALVIELRKALESAQPR; from the coding sequence ATGGCGAAGTCGTTCAAGCAAATGATCAAGGATGGCGAGGTGCGACGCGCCGACGCCATGAAGGTACAGCTGGAGGATCTTCACGAAGAACCCGGCTTCAACCTTCGCACCGAGGGTGAAGCGCTCGAGTCGAGCATCGACTCCCTTGCAGAGTTCATCGCCGCAGGTGGCCAAATTCCACCGCTGGAGGTTCGCCCTCGCGCAGAGGGCGGCGTCTGGCTTGTAGATGGTCACCGCCGCCGTCGAGCGCTGCTGAAGCTGGACGCAGCAGGCCGTCTACCAAGAACGCCGAACAAGGAAAACCCGGCGATTCTCGAAGCTTGGGTGCCGGTAATCGCATTTGAAGGAAGCGATGCAGATCGGGTCGCACGCATCATCACCAGCCAGGAGAACGAAAAGCTCTCCCCTCTTGAGCTGGCCGAGGGTTACAAGCGACTGAGGTCATTTGGCTGGTCAGTCGAGCAGATCGCGAAGAAGGTTGCTAAGACCAGGCAGCATGTCGAGCAGGTACTCACTGTCGGCAACGCTAACACCGACGTGCAGAACCTTGTCGCCGCTGGGCATGTATCGGCAACCACTGCAGCTCAGGTGGTACGGGAACACGGCGACGGTGCAGGAACAGTACTGGACGCGGAGTTGAAGAAAGTCCAGGCCAGCGGCAAGACGAAGGTCACCGCAGGCTCAATCAAAGGCCCCTCGATTCCAAAACCCCGCCTCGAAGCTGTTCACACAGCATCGCGCAATTTGATTGCATCGCTTGATGCAATCGACGAAGACAACAGAAGCCTCACCATTTCCACCGCACTCGTCATCGAGCTGCGCAAGGCATTGGAAAGCGCGCAACCGAGATAA
- a CDS encoding putative phage abortive infection protein: MDIHQSLKAAFTKLKLDFSLMMITCAGVFVVVVISAYVVNFFGWFSSSKEVWGQFGDYVGGVLNPVLSFMALIAVVKSLKYQSEEVKEARSEASAAISMQKEQTKIFKQQSFESVFFGLIDLYSKALETMSLYEEQRVFTGIAVAQRLSFKYNVDRIDWVFNESKGNLTRREREFLFREHANKMLAAAQENGLKFFTILEQLLSYVDGCDLDDAVLKERYVLIIKSLLTPAEVECVLLYGISDDGQRLKELMEQYSLFTNCPKRVGDAHLRNCGLIKW, encoded by the coding sequence ATGGATATACATCAAAGTCTCAAAGCGGCGTTTACAAAGCTAAAGTTAGACTTTAGCTTGATGATGATTACATGTGCTGGAGTTTTTGTTGTTGTTGTAATTAGTGCGTACGTTGTAAATTTTTTTGGTTGGTTTTCTTCAAGTAAAGAAGTGTGGGGGCAGTTTGGTGATTATGTGGGTGGCGTGCTGAATCCTGTACTAAGCTTCATGGCTTTGATTGCTGTTGTGAAAAGCCTAAAATATCAGTCTGAGGAGGTTAAGGAGGCTCGCTCAGAGGCAAGTGCAGCTATCTCGATGCAGAAGGAACAGACGAAAATATTCAAGCAGCAAAGCTTTGAGTCTGTATTTTTTGGTTTGATTGATCTGTACTCTAAAGCGCTAGAAACAATGAGCCTCTATGAAGAACAGAGAGTGTTCACTGGGATTGCTGTGGCGCAGAGGCTTTCTTTTAAATACAACGTTGATAGGATTGACTGGGTTTTCAACGAGTCAAAAGGTAATTTAACTAGGCGAGAGAGAGAATTTTTGTTTAGGGAGCACGCGAACAAAATGTTGGCGGCTGCTCAAGAGAATGGACTAAAATTCTTCACTATTTTAGAGCAGTTACTGTCATACGTCGATGGGTGTGATTTAGATGACGCGGTATTGAAAGAGCGATACGTGTTGATTATCAAGTCTCTGCTTACGCCGGCCGAAGTAGAGTGTGTGTTGCTTTATGGTATAAGTGACGACGGGCAAAGACTGAAGGAATTGATGGAGCAATACTCGCTATTCACAAACTGCCCCAAGCGAGTAGGCGATGCTCACTTGAGGAACTGTGGGCTTATAAAATGGTAA
- a CDS encoding DUF4224 domain-containing protein has translation METEILSDEELVVITGYKPRAWQRRWLKEKGWHFVESRGGRPLVGRLYARQKLSGLVIDTVPVAAAPPPSPAWTPDFSRVK, from the coding sequence ATGGAAACCGAGATCCTTTCGGACGAAGAGCTGGTGGTGATCACCGGCTACAAACCCCGGGCGTGGCAGCGCCGCTGGTTGAAAGAAAAAGGCTGGCATTTCGTCGAGAGCCGCGGAGGCCGCCCCCTCGTTGGTCGCCTGTACGCCCGCCAGAAGCTCAGCGGTCTGGTGATCGACACTGTGCCGGTCGCTGCAGCTCCGCCGCCATCGCCAGCCTGGACCCCTGATTTTTCCCGAGTAAAGTGA
- a CDS encoding DUF3850 domain-containing protein — translation MPTENRSSNTEMVSVPREHELKIRQTPLADLLSGLKTGEVRDCSDRNFAVGDTVLLREIDDALDYTGTVLRRTITHVQKHYGLPDHLCVLSYGQPAQHQGEPVGEVVVFGKGLHEIAWAAGRMPRLGAKLYTHPAPADPGEPERLRAALKFYADRDHFAEDIGNEWDSVSGEPANILWHEHEAWFVEDGSIARAALSENSEAG, via the coding sequence ATGCCCACAGAAAACCGATCCAGCAACACAGAGATGGTCAGCGTGCCGCGCGAGCATGAACTGAAAATTCGACAGACCCCGCTGGCTGACTTGCTCAGCGGCCTCAAGACCGGCGAGGTCCGGGATTGCTCGGATCGTAATTTCGCCGTGGGCGACACGGTTCTGCTCCGCGAGATCGATGATGCCCTCGACTACACCGGCACGGTTCTACGCCGGACTATCACCCATGTCCAAAAGCACTATGGCCTGCCGGATCACTTGTGCGTGCTGAGCTACGGCCAGCCAGCCCAGCACCAGGGCGAGCCGGTGGGCGAAGTCGTGGTATTCGGCAAGGGTCTGCATGAGATTGCTTGGGCTGCTGGGCGCATGCCAAGGCTCGGTGCCAAGCTCTACACCCACCCAGCGCCAGCAGATCCTGGCGAGCCTGAGCGGCTGCGAGCTGCTTTGAAGTTCTACGCCGACCGGGACCACTTCGCTGAAGACATTGGCAACGAATGGGACAGCGTGAGCGGCGAGCCCGCGAACATCCTCTGGCACGAACATGAAGCTTGGTTTGTGGAGGATGGCTCGATTGCCAGGGCTGCGTTGTCGGAAAACTCCGAGGCGGGCTAA